The Triticum aestivum cultivar Chinese Spring chromosome 6D, IWGSC CS RefSeq v2.1, whole genome shotgun sequence genomic sequence CCTTCCAGGTATGAACTTCAGGATCACCCACAAGACGCATGCACTACAACAGCTCATCTCTTGGAGAAACCCCCAAGACCCATCCCCAGGCAACTTCACATATGGTGCACACCCTGATGAGTTTCTGCAGCGTTTTGTATGGAATGGCTCAACACCATACAGGCGAAGTCCAGTATGGAATAACTTTTTGGTAGTCGGGCAGTATATCGGGAGTATAAAGTCCACAATTTACTTTACACTGCAAACTGTTGATGATGAGGTCTACATTTCCTTTGGAGTACCAGCACCAAGTGTCTCCTCATTAGTGCTAGTGAAGATGGACTGCTCCGGCAAGATGAAGATACGAACCTGGAATAGCAACGTGTCCAAATGGACTGACCTGCAGTCAGAACCTAACCAGGAATGCAACAAATATGGTTACTGTGGTCCATTTGGTTACTGTGACAACACACAGCCTATTGTGACATGCAAGTGTCTTGATGGCTTTGAGCCAAACAACAAACAGGACTGGACGGCCCGCAGGTTTTCACAGGGATGCCACCGGATGGAAGCACTACGATGTGGTCAAGGGGATGGCTTCTTAAATATGTCAAGCATGAAGGTTCCCGATCAGTTTGTGCATGTCAAGAATAGAAGCTTAGATGACTGCATAGCAGATTGCACCAGCAACTGCTCCTGCACGGCGTATGCTTATGCCAATATGAGCACCAAGGTTATCAATGGGGATGAAACTAGGTGCCTATTATGGATTGGAGATTTGATTGACACAGAGAAGCTCATGGGAGAAGGGGAAAACCTCTACATCCGGGTTAATGGATTCAGTGGTACAGTTTActgtttctgtttctgtttctctGCTTGCGCTAGTAGATATAGCCTCTATTTTGCGGGTCCAGTGGAGCTCCAGTAGTAACCCCCTTAGTACAGCTCAAAATTAGTATTTATGCCCCACCCCCCTATACATGTGTGCATTTTATAGAGCTTCTCCAGCCTTGCCATCTCAATGAGTATATGGTCGAGCTTTCACCTCCATTAGTAATACATTTACAATGGAAGAAATGCACCGTGAATATCTGCAGTAACATAATGAGTAGCATGAGTAGACACTAAACAGGTGATACGCTCTTTACAGATATGCAGTTGCACACGACAGCTAAAAATTACATTTTCCTTGCAAAGCCAGGGGCGCAAATGCGGGCAGGACTGCACACTCAATCGCGTAGCTGGCAAATCATATAATCGCAGGGAACAGGGTTATATAcgttattccacccatagtgtttgACCTCACATCCTAATGTAATTTTtaagcaacaagcacatggttcCTTTGTACATTCGGTCAGGGTCCAATGGTGTTCTTCTGAAGCCCGAAAGAACAGAAAATGCGCTTCTTTATGAGGTGATATGTCCATGTTTTTAACTTATCCAGTTATAACTCACATGGTCAAACATTAGGTAAAGCAAGTCCAAAGGAAAGACCACAGAATTTTCTGCACCACTGATGTCTGACGTAAAGACCCATGATCTCATATGTATACGCACAAAAGATAAGTTTCTTTCAAAAAACATCTAAGGTAACATATCAAAACCGACAAGGGGTTTATTCCAAGTAAAATTGTAGTGATCAGCACATTCAAACAACAAAACCAGCAGTCACACCGAAAAGAAAAGTAAATGGCTATTCTGTTTGCTGAGAAAGGTAGTCCATGATAGTCCAGATGATAGCAACCAACCCAACATTTTCAAACTTCCTAGAAACATCTCTCTTTGACTACTTCCAAGATTCCCACTTTCCCAGTAGCTTCCTGTGGAAAAAGGAGCGCAAATAAAATGCTTGACTGGCTCTGCCTCAGTTCTGATGTGCATTGTCCAAGGCAACTCATCCACTTCTTTGCTTCCATACCCCAGTTCTACAGTTCACTACAGCAATGGATCCCCTTCCCCTACACACAATCATCTGGCTTGTTTGTTGGTCATTTTGGTTATTCCCGTTCTGTGCATCATCCGGCAGCCACCTTCTTCCCGACAAGCCGCTTTCTGTTGGAAGCACCATCACCTCCGATGACGGCACTTTTGCCCTGGGATTCTTCTCCCTGTCCAGCTCCAGCACAAAACATTACTACGTCGGCATATGGTACAAGAACATACCCGAAGGCAACTTTGTGTGGGTTGCCAACCGTGCTATGCCCATAACTGATCCTTCTTCTGCAACACTCGCGTTCACAAGCGGATCCAATCTCGCCTTGTCAGACACCAAAGGTACGCTTCTCTGGACGACAAACATCAGCGCTGCAGGAAATTCATCGTCAGAGGCAACTGGTGGAAAAGCCATGCTTGATAACAATGGGAATTTTATCCTTCAGTCATCACATGGCACCATCTTATGGCAAAGCTTTGATTACCCGACCGACACTCTCCTTCCAGGTATGAACCTCACGATCACCCACAAGACGCATGCACTAAAACGGCTCATCTCTTGGAGAAGCCCCCAAGACCCGTCCCCAGGCAACTTCTCATCTGGTGCAGACCCTGATGAGTTTCGACAGCGTTTTATATGGAATGGCTCAACCCCATACCTGCGAGGTTCAATATGGAACAACAATTTGGTAATTGGACAGTATGTCGAGAGTATCAAGTCCACAATTTACTATAGACTGCTTACTATTGATGATGAGGTCTACGCTTCCTTTGGACTGCCGCCACCAAGTGTCGCATTAGTGCAAATGAAGATTGACTACTCAGGCAAGATAAAAACACGAGTCTGGAATAGCAACATGTCCAAATGGACTGACCTGTGGTCAGGACCTAACCACGAATGCAACAAATTTGGTTATTGTGGTCCATTTGGTTACTGCGACAACACGCAGCCTATTGTGACATGCAAGTGTCTTGATGGCTTTGAGCCAAACAACAAACAAGACTGGACGGCCAGCAGGTTTTCACAGGGATGTCACCGAATGGAAGCAATTACATGTGGTCAAGGGGATGGCTTCTTAAATATGTCAACCATGAAGATTCCCAGCCAGTTCTTGTATGTCAAGAATAGAAGCTTAGATGAATGCATAGCAGAATGCACCAGCAACTGCTCCTGCACGGCCTTTACTTACACCAATAtgagcattgatgctatcaatggGGATGAAACTAGGTGCCTATTATGGACCAGAGATTTGATCGACATGGAGAAGCTCATTGGACAAGGGGAAACCCTCTATATCCGGGTTAATGGATTGAGTGGTACAGTTTACTGTTTCTGTTTCTCTGCTTGTGCTGTTAGATATACTCCTCTATTTCCGGGCCCAGTGGAGCTCCAGTAATATCCTCTAGAGTTATATGTACAATGTGAGTACAAGATAGGTTTAAGTTAGTAGTGGCGGGCAAATATTAGAGGGTAAAGACTTTATAATGCCATTATGATAGAACAGTTTGGTGTAACATATATGCAGTGTGTGAATCACTACAATCTTTTTTATACAAAAAGACAATAGCTTATTCAATTGGAGGGTGCAGATTAGGAGCCACTGGATGCAGCATGAAAATATGAGCATGCAGTGGTTCACAATATTCCAGATAATGTTTATAAAGTTAGTTAGCATGTAAAGCACTTCCATCTGAAACATTTATTAATGAACAGCTTCTAATACATGTTTCAAACATTGAGGTGTCCAGAAACATTTTGCCAGCCGCCAACACAGTTATTACAGAGTGTATATATATATCCAATCTCAGCCAATGTATAGGAAGTGAGCCTAGCTCATATTGGCGGGAGAGTCAGTGTACAGTCCCACAACCCTGGTTCGAGTCCTATTTCATTGGACTTGAATTTGGTGTACAATCTACTACCTCTGTTTATAAATATAAGACGTTGTGGCAGTTCAATTTAAACTgccaaaatgtcttatatttaggaacagagggtatATTTCCTATTAATAGAAAATGTAGTTGCTCGTAATAGTTCATAGAATCCATTTCTATACATACCTATAAAAGGAAACCTTCGCGTTCTGGCATAAGTTGTATATGCCATCTGATTATAGTGTATAAAAGAATAGGGCATGACAACCACTCCATCCAGTTCAACAAAACATGTTGTGTGCGTTTAGTGTTAAGTATCAGGCAGACATTTTGTATGTCCCAAATGTTACCATACTCGTGATGCAATTGTTCATGTGAGAAATAGATTGCTTGAGAATTGAAacaatgtgcatgtagttcatactTGTAAGAAATATTTGGCTTGTGAAACTAACTATTTAGCAAATCTTTAAATTATGTTTGCTTACAGATTGAATTTTGGCAGATAAAAAGCGGAAGAGCATTGTTTTAAAAATTACACTGCCAGTCGTGTCAAGTTTGCTCATAGTCATATGTGTGTGGCTTGTTTGGATCTGCAACTTGGGAGGTAGAACACAGTTCCATATTTTTCTCGTATATTTCCCCCAAGCATGTTTGCGCAGGGCAATGTTATTCCATATTTCTATGTGCTATGTCCCTTTATTATAATGTTTGCAATCAATGTTCCTGGTAGGcaaacaaaaaaacaagaaaaatttGAAGAAGGTGATGTCAGGAACTTCGAGCACTTCTGTTGAACTTCACGATGGAAACTTAAAGTATCCTTTTATAAGCTTCAAAGAAATTGTACTTGCAACAAACAATTTCTCTAACTCCAACATGCTTGGACATGGAGGTTTTGGCAATGTTTACAAGGTAACATGAAATTTTCTCTTATAGAGCAACATAACTGTGTTTCCCTCTTGTTTGAACTAAAAGTATCAAGTGCTCAGGGGACATTAGAAGATGGTACAAAAATTGCTGTGAAAAGGCTTAGTAAGGGTTCTGGCCAGGGGGTAATGGAGTTCAGAAATGAAGTAATACTCATTGCGAAGTTGCAGCACCAAAACTTGGTTAGACTTCTAGGTTTCTGCATCCATGGAGATGAGAAACTATtgatatatgaatatttacctaaCAAGAGTCTAGACGCCATGCTTTTCGGTATGTTCTGCTTACGTCTTGACAAATTTCAGTAAGTAATGAAATCAACCAGAATGGCTGATATTATCCCTCAATTGATGCTATGGTAGCAGATGCCACAAGAAAATCAATGCTTGATTGGCCGATGAGATTCGAGATAATCAAAGGGGTAGCTAGAGGACTTCTTTATCTTCATCAAGATTCAAGGCTGAAGATAATTCACAGGGATCTCAAAGCAAGCAACATATTATTAGATGCCGAAATGAGCCCTAAGATATCTGATTTTGGTATGGCAAGGATATTTGGTGGCAATCAGCAGCAAGAAAATACCAACCGTGTCGTTGGCACATAGTAAGAGATATACTGCATGAATTATCTTTATGCATTATTCTTGTGCTTGACCAAAATTTTGTTCTGTGTTCAAACAGCGGTTACATGTCCCCTGAATATGTTTTGAAAGGAGTGTTTTCTGTCAAGTCTGATGTATATAGCTTTGGAGTTTTACTACTGGAGATTGTGAGTGGCTCAAAGATCAGCTCTGTGCACCTAAAAGCAGACTTCAGCAGCATTATAGCCTATGTAAGTAAAATGACATGTTCGAATTTCTGCAAGTATAGAAAATATATGCATCTTGAAAGGGTAAAGAATGGATGCAGGCATGGAGCTTATGGAAGGATGGGAACACACAGGATTTTGTTGACTCGTCAATTGTGGGGAGCTGCTCACTTAATGAAACTTCACGGTGCATCCATATCGGACTCTTATGTGTTCAAGGCAGACCAAATGCGCGGCCACTAGTGTCATCAATCGTGTCCTTCCTGGAAAATGGAGATATATCCCTTCCAACTCCAAAAGAGCCCATGTATTTTGCAGAAGATAACTATGGTACTGATGGAGCAGCAGAAAATACTGCAAAGTCTGCAAATAACATGAGCATTACAGTACTGGAGGGACGCTAGCACCTAGCAGTCCAATTTCTGCATATTTTTAGGCACTTTTTACAACTGTATACCGGATAAGAAACTGGTATTTGTATTGAAGAACAAGAAGCTTTGTTTTAATATAGATAATGTATTTCAACTCCAGTAGCTCCCACGGCAAAATGGGAGAGGTCGAAATGTTCTTATTAAAGACCCTTCTCACCAAGAATTTTGTATGCACAAAAGAAGGCAAGTTAAGCTTTTTTTTTTGGTATCCTTAGTAGGACTCTGTATTTCTTAATTTTGCATGCAATTTGTGTCTTGGTTACTATGGAACTTTTTTTAAGTACAAGTATGGAAGTAAGAAAAAGTGAAAGTTATCTGATACGTCACTTTATTGCATCAAAATATACACAATGCTTACCTAGAAGAAAAGACATCCTGTAGCACTGATCCAGAATGCTTAAAGTATACAATATAACCCTTAACTAAGCAAGTGCCATCGGTCCAGAAATGAGAAACTTATGTAGGAGAATGTGAACCCTTATCAATACCAAGGTTATGTGTCGCCTCTTTTTTGGGTTTTCGATAAATACCACACGCCACTTGAACGAGACATTGATCAACTACGTAGTGCTACTCTTTGAAATATGTTGAAATAAGCTTTTAGAGGAGCACAGAAGCACCTTAAAGATTCCTTTCAAACTTGAAAGGATAAACTGGTTTGTGAAAAATTGTAAAATATGCCACTAGCATTTTCACAAACACCTTGTGCCCACTCTAGCTCACTGCTCATGGGCACCAACCGAGGACACCCCGCCTCGAGATCCCGTAACAAAGGCCAAAGGGCATAGGTTGTATGGCTCAATTGGCATGTAGAGCACGCACCTTTGAGAAGCTCTCGCTCCCGCGCTCCGCCCGGACGGCGTGGCGTGGCGGCCCGTCTTGGCCAGCTCCCCGTCCATATCTGCCGCCCGTCGTGAGCCCGTACTGGCTCCAAATGTGaggccgggagggggggggggggcggggggaggAAGAAGGTTGCGCCAATATTTCTCCTCCTCCCGTCGGAGATGCGGCGTCTCCGTACCCCGCCGTTCTGCTCCTGTCGACAAACCTCCTTCCTTCCTCTCGCGCAGTTTTTTTTAGGCAATCCTAACGCGCAGCGGCACCTGGACCAGGGCCCAAGGGCTTTCTTTGGTGATTCGGCTCAGCTCGGCCCAATCCAGCCAGGGTTACGGGCCTGACATTCCACGCAGCTCTCAGGAAAACGCAGTTCCTCAAAAAAACGTCGTCTCCAAACAAGCTATCTAGACTCCCCTCTCGTTAGGGTTTTGCTtcctctcggcggcggcggcgatttctTCACCCCCCACCGTAGAGAACCTGATCTACGCTGCCTCCCTCCCCTCGCCGGTGATCTGGGGCTCGTGGGCCTCGACGATGGCGGGATCGGAGGAAGTGATGGGGACAATACCGCCTGCGGAACCAGCTTCTTCAGGCAAGAGATCTAAGGAGGACGGCGCGCCCACGGGCGTGgcagatgctgatctggaagcaaTGATGGCGGAGCTCGGATTGAAGGAAGGAGACTTGCAAGATGTCGTGGTTGAGGAGGAGGAACTCCCTGAAGAATCAACCAGATGGATGGCCCTTGCTAGGGTTCATACAAAGAAAACGTACAGCCAATATTGGTTTTTCAAGAACATGAGGGTTGCTTGGGATCTGGCCAAGGAGGTGAAAATCAGACCGCTGGAAGACAATCTGTACACGCTGCAATTCTTGTGCCTAGGCGACTGGGAACGGGTAATGCAAGATGGCCCTTGGACGTTCAAGGGAAAAGCGGTGGTCATTACTCCTTATGATGGTTTCACAAAGCCCTCCCTGATTGATCTCACAAAAATAGAAATATGGATGCAAATCCATGACCTGCCCGATGGATTTTATCCAAAGATCAAAGCGCTCTCAGCCACGGTGGGAGAATTCATATACGCCGAACCAAAATCTCAGGACTTTGAAGGGAATTTTGCACGCGTTCGCGTGAGGATTGACGTGACTAAACCCTTGAAGAATGCCGTTTCACTGGTGATCAAGAAGAAGGAAGGTATGCAGCGTGTAATCTTCAGGGTAAAATTTGAAAGGCTGCCGGACTGGTGTGCGGTATGTGGCTATTTAGGGCATCTTTTCAAGGAGTGTGGAGACGGCGTATGGCCACAGAATGCGCTGGTCTTCAAGGACCTGAAAGCTTCATGGTTCAAAGGACCTGGTCAAGGCCCTGGCAAAAGCAGAGGAAACCGGAGTGGAAGGGGCCGAGGTCGCTCTAGTGGTGGTCGGGGCCGTGGCGCCACCCAATATAACAGTATGGAATTGGGAGATAACATGGAAGAAGAGGATCACGAACGTGATGTCATGATGGAAGATGCTGATCAAAACAGGAAGAGGGGGGCTCTGGTGCAGCCTATTCATAAACCACAGCTTCCCCCTACACCTGTCACGACGAACAAAGCCCCAATGCTTCCACCACCGAAAGTGCCAGTAAGTCCCTCCTCGAAACAGGAGTCGAAGAGGACCAAACCCAGCTCAAGTGCAAACGAGACTTCTACACCAAAGAGTTCAGCTCCTACCAAGAACCCTGATGCGCGTTTGGCGGGCCCCCAAGTGGGGTCGCGCCAGGCGCAATGAGTCTCCTGTGTTGGAACTGCCGCGGGGCTGGCAAACCCgcgacagttcgagagcttcgTGATCTCACGAGGCAATTTGCCCCCTCTATAGCTTGTATTGTTGAAACACAGTTAGAGGGCTCTCGAGTAGAGAATTTAGCAGGGACACTAGGTTATAGTAAAAATTTCGCAGTGAGCGGTTCGGGTAGGAGTGGAGGACTATGTATCTTTTGGAATGAGGAAATAAAGCTAGAAATTCTTGGTTACTCTGAGTATCACATCGATGTATCCGTTGAAGAGATGGTGGACGTCAAAACTAGAGTTACGTTTGTTTATAGTGAGGCACAGGTAAATGAACGATACAAAACTTGGAACATGCTGACCAGAATTGTGGGAGCACATAATCTGCCATGGGTGGTTATGGGAGATTTCAACGAGGTTTTACATGCACATGAACATGATGGAGTGGGAGCCAGAAGCCAAGCACAGATGGATTTGTTTCGTGATGCTCTTGATACTTGTGGCCTTACTGATTTGGGGTACAGAGGAAACAAGTGGACTTTTGAGCGAATGGTGACAGGTGGAACGTACACCAGAGTCCGGCTGGACAGAGGGGTAGCAAATCCGGAGTGGTTGATGGCTTTCCCAGATGCAACAGTGGAACATAAAATAGCTACCACTTCCGATCACGTCCCATTGCTACTTAGTTTCCGCGACGTGCATGCATGTGCACGCGGACCGAGACCATTTAAGTACGAGCTCTGCTGGGAGAGAGATGATTCGCATGCAGCAGTAATTGCGTCCGGATGGGGACAGCAGCAGCAAGGGATTCGGTGGACTCAGTTTGGCAAAAGTTGACGCGTGTCTCAGGCGACCTGTCTCAGTGGGATCACAATCATTTCGGGAATGTGCGGCTGCAGATTGCGGGACTGCTCCGCAGGCTACAGGAGATGCGCGCAGCCCCAGGAAGATCCGGCCCCAATCATGAGGAATTAAAAATAACTGAAACACTGGTTGAATTATATCATCGTGAAGAGATTTTGTGGTGCCAAAGAGCTAGATTAGAGTGGCTAATGCACGGGGATAAAAACACTTATTTCTTTCACCTTAGAGCCAGTCGTCGAAGGAGGAAGAACAAGATAAAAGCACTCCAGAGGGAAGATGGCCAGCTGAcagaagatatactagagatgaaAGCCTTAACGACTTCCTTTTATAAAACGCTATACACCTCTGAAGGTGTACAGAACATGGACCAAGTGATTTCGACGGTACCGCGCAAGGTGACTCAGGGTATGAATGAGATTCTTAATGCCCCTTATACTGACAAGGAAGTCAAGACGGCTCTTTTTCAGATGTTTCCTACGAAGTCGCCCGGCCCGGATGGGTTCCCAGCACACTTTTTCCAGCGCCATTGGGAGATTTGCGGAGATGATGTCACAAGAGCAGTTTTGAGGATTGTTGAAGGTAATGAGTCAGCAGCCAGCATTAATGATACAATCCTAGTATTGATCCCAAAGGTAAAAAATCCTACATTGCTAACTCAGTTCCGGCCGATAAGTTTGTGCAACGTTTTATATAAAATTGCCTCTAAGGTGATCTCAAATCGGCTCAAGTTAGTACTTTCGGATATAATTTCCTAAGAGTAGTCAACCTTTGTGCCAGGGAGACTGATTACAGACAACATCATCACGGCGTATGAATGTCTACATTTCATGAAGAGAAATAAAGCAAAAAAGCACCAGTCTTGCGCTTTGAAACTTGACATGGCGAAAGCCTATGATAGGGTTGAGTGGGAATATCTCAGGGTAATTATGGTGAAACTAGGCTTCACATAAAGATGGATAAATATCGTCATGGGCCTGGTAACAACAGTGAAGTTCTCTGTCCAGTTTAACGGTAAGAAGCTTGAGGAATTTACTCCTACACGGGGAATCAGACAAGGGGACCCAATATCCCCATACCTATTCTTaatagcagcagagggcctttcatgcCTCCTAAAATCTAGAGACGAGTCATCAAATTTGAGTGGCCTGCAGGTGGCACCGTCGGCGCCATCAGTTAACCACTTGTTAttcgcagatgacagcctgctgttttttAAGGCTAATGGTATGGCCGCTACTTAGGTGAACCTAGTGCTGGACATGTATTGCCAGGCTACGGGCCAACTAGTTAACCATAGTAAATCTTCTATCTTTTTCAGCAAGGGGGTCCCTGAAACCTTAAGGCTGGAGATCAAGAATCTATTGGGTGTATCGAATGAGACTCTAAATGAAAAATACTTGGGGATGCCATCTGATGTGGGGAGCTCAAAGAATGGAGCCTTCAAGTACCTAAAGGATCGTCTATGGGCCAAAGTTCAAGGTTGGATTGAAAATACTATGTCTTCAGCAGGAAAGGAGATACTTGTAAAGTCTGTGACACAGGCGGTCCCGGTTTTCTCAATGTCGTGCTTTAAGCTTCCACGGGGTTTATGTGAGCATCTCAATATGCTTATCAGGACATTCTGGTGGGGAAGTAAAGATGGTAAGCGCAAGCCACACTGGGTCTCCTGGAAGACTATGACACAACCCAAAGGTATGGGGGGTTTGGGGTTTAAGGATTTCAAACTTTTCAATATGGCTATGCTGGCCAAGCAGGCATGGCGTCTGCTGCAATTCCCTGACTCCCTAAGTGCTCGTCTACTGAAAAGCATCTACTACCCAAACACTTCGGTTCTTGATGCTAATTTGGGGAATCACCCAAGCCAAATATGGAGGAGCTTGATCGAGGGGCGGGATACCCTTAAGCTGGGTTTGATCAAAAGAATAGGCAATGGGGGAACGACAAGAATCTGGGAAGAAAACTGGCTGCCACGCGAGGAAATGATGAGACCGTATGGGTGCATCTCACAGAACCCACCGGAACTTGTCTCAGAGCTCATAGATGCCACGTCAGCCCAATGGGACAGACAGAGGGTGTCGGAAGTTTTTATGCCAATGGACGTTCGGGTAATAATGGCAATTCCGCTGTGCACCATGAATGTTCCGGATTTCTGGAGCTGGCATTACAAAAAGAATGGAAATTTCTCTGTTAAATCAGCCTACCGTATGCTGGTGGCGACAAGAGCTAGAAGAGAGGCATGGCTGGAAAGCATGGCGGGACCTTCTAGCACGTCCAGAGAGGAGGGAGCCTGGAAGAAACTTTGGCAAACTCAAGTGCCGGGCAAGGTGAGG encodes the following:
- the LOC123146148 gene encoding G-type lectin S-receptor-like serine/threonine-protein kinase B120 isoform X1, which produces MDPTIPIHTVICLVCWSFSLLPLCASSSRHLLPGKPLSAGSTITSNDGTFALGFFSPSSSGTKQYYIGIWYKNIPEDNVVWVANRAMPVTDPSSATLAFTNGSDLALSDTNGQLLWTTNISAAGNSSSEATAGKATLYNNGNFILRSQGIILWQSFDYPTDTLLPGMNFRITHKTHALQQLISWRNPQDPSPGNFTYGAHPDEFLQRFVWNGSTPYRRSPVWNNFLVVGQYIGSIKSTIYFTLQTVDDEVYISFGVPAPSVSSLVLVKMDCSGKMKIRTWNSNVSKWTDLQSEPNQECNKYGYCGPFGYCDNTQPIVTCKCLDGFEPNNKQDWTARRFSQGCHRMEALRCGQGDGFLNMSSMKVPDQFVHVKNRSLDDCIADCTSNCSCTAYAYANMSTKVINGDETRCLLWIGDLIDTEKLMGEGENLYIRVNGFSDKKRKSIVLKITLPVVSSLLIVICVWLVWICNLGGKQKNKKNLKKVMSGTSSTSVELHDGNLKYPFISFKEIVLATNNFSNSNMLGHGGFGNVYKGTLEDGTKIAVKRLSKGSGQGVMEFRNEVILIAKLQHQNLVRLLGFCIHGDEKLLIYEYLPNKSLDAMLFDATRKSMLDWPMRFEIIKGVARGLLYLHQDSRLKIIHRDLKASNILLDAEMSPKISDFGMARIFGGNQQQENTNRVVGTYGYMSPEYVLKGVFSVKSDVYSFGVLLLEIVSGSKISSVHLKADFSSIIAYAWSLWKDGNTQDFVDSSIVGSCSLNETSRCIHIGLLCVQGRPNARPLVSSIVSFLENGDISLPTPKEPMYFAEDNYGTDGAAENTAKSANNMSITVLEGR
- the LOC123146148 gene encoding G-type lectin S-receptor-like serine/threonine-protein kinase B120 isoform X2, coding for MDPLPLHTIIWLVCWSFWLFPFCASSGSHLLPDKPLSVGSTITSDDGTFALGFFSLSSSSTKHYYVGIWYKNIPEGNFVWVANRAMPITDPSSATLAFTSGSNLALSDTKGTLLWTTNISAAGNSSSEATGGKAMLDNNGNFILQSSHGTILWQSFDYPTDTLLPGMNLTITHKTHALKRLISWRSPQDPSPGNFSSGADPDEFRQRFIWNGSTPYLRGSIWNNNLVIGQYVESIKSTIYYRLLTIDDEVYASFGLPPPSVALVQMKIDYSGKIKTRVWNSNMSKWTDLWSGPNHECNKFGYCGPFGYCDNTQPIVTCKCLDGFEPNNKQDWTASRFSQGCHRMEAITCGQGDGFLNMSTMKIPSQFLYVKNRSLDECIAECTSNCSCTAFTYTNMSIDAINGDETRCLLWTRDLIDMEKLIGQGETLYIRVNGLSDKKRKSIVLKITLPVVSSLLIVICVWLVWICNLGGKQKNKKNLKKVMSGTSSTSVELHDGNLKYPFISFKEIVLATNNFSNSNMLGHGGFGNVYKGTLEDGTKIAVKRLSKGSGQGVMEFRNEVILIAKLQHQNLVRLLGFCIHGDEKLLIYEYLPNKSLDAMLFDATRKSMLDWPMRFEIIKGVARGLLYLHQDSRLKIIHRDLKASNILLDAEMSPKISDFGMARIFGGNQQQENTNRVVGTYGYMSPEYVLKGVFSVKSDVYSFGVLLLEIVSGSKISSVHLKADFSSIIAYAWSLWKDGNTQDFVDSSIVGSCSLNETSRCIHIGLLCVQGRPNARPLVSSIVSFLENGDISLPTPKEPMYFAEDNYGTDGAAENTAKSANNMSITVLEGR
- the LOC123146148 gene encoding G-type lectin S-receptor-like serine/threonine-protein kinase B120 isoform X3; amino-acid sequence: MDPLPLHTIIWLVCWSFWLFPFCASSGSHLLPDKPLSVGSTITSDDGTFALGFFSLSSSSTKHYYVGIWYKNIPEGNFVWVANRAMPITDPSSATLAFTSGSNLALSDTKGMNLTITHKTHALKRLISWRSPQDPSPGNFSSGADPDEFRQRFIWNGSTPYLRGSIWNNNLVIGQYVESIKSTIYYRLLTIDDEVYASFGLPPPSVALVQMKIDYSGKIKTRVWNSNMSKWTDLWSGPNHECNKFGYCGPFGYCDNTQPIVTCKCLDGFEPNNKQDWTASRFSQGCHRMEAITCGQGDGFLNMSTMKIPSQFLYVKNRSLDECIAECTSNCSCTAFTYTNMSIDAINGDETRCLLWTRDLIDMEKLIGQGETLYIRVNGLSDKKRKSIVLKITLPVVSSLLIVICVWLVWICNLGGKQKNKKNLKKVMSGTSSTSVELHDGNLKYPFISFKEIVLATNNFSNSNMLGHGGFGNVYKGTLEDGTKIAVKRLSKGSGQGVMEFRNEVILIAKLQHQNLVRLLGFCIHGDEKLLIYEYLPNKSLDAMLFDATRKSMLDWPMRFEIIKGVARGLLYLHQDSRLKIIHRDLKASNILLDAEMSPKISDFGMARIFGGNQQQENTNRVVGTYGYMSPEYVLKGVFSVKSDVYSFGVLLLEIVSGSKISSVHLKADFSSIIAYAWSLWKDGNTQDFVDSSIVGSCSLNETSRCIHIGLLCVQGRPNARPLVSSIVSFLENGDISLPTPKEPMYFAEDNYGTDGAAENTAKSANNMSITVLEGR